From Hoplias malabaricus isolate fHopMal1 chromosome 11, fHopMal1.hap1, whole genome shotgun sequence, a single genomic window includes:
- the LOC136709180 gene encoding galectin-4-like, translating to MSGLESSSYAKLQISHAVSKPAIPYVGTVSSALKPDTAVCFQGVVPDNGNKFTINFKAGSSNDIAFHFNPHIGQKLALNSYINGQWQSEESASVNPFTKGAAFNMFVIITAEGYEVYVNGVKHCMFKHRLPAENVSQFEITGDVFIHMLGFIEKWSSTSFFMEKQQIVKVESTSSVQLQMSDPVTNPAIPYVGKIPEGLKPNMAVCIQGTVLAQANDFAVNFKTGPSNGDDVAFHFNPRINRKTALNSFQKRGWQREETASVTPFTKGAAFSLLMAVTAEGYEVNVNGTELCTFKHRIPLENVSVLNIRGDVSINIIGFIRDWRKERFSQ from the exons ATGTCAGGACTGGAGAGCTCATCTTATGCCAAGCTACAAATATCTCATGCAGTTAGCAAACCT GCAATTCCCTATGTGGGTACAGTTTCATCAGCGTTAAAACCAGATACTGCTGTATGCTTCCAAGGAGTTGTTCCTGACAATGGAAACAA GTTCACAATAAATTTCAAAGCAGGATCATCTAATGACATCGCTTTTCACTTCAACCCCCATATTGGGCAGAAACTGGCCCTGAACAGCTACATCAATGGTCAATGGCAAAGTGAGGAATCAGCTTCAGTTAATCCTTTCACAAAGGGGGCAGCCTTCAATATGTTTGTTATCATCACTGCAGAAGGCTATGAG GTTTATGTGAATGGAGTGAAGCACTGTATGTTCAAGCACCGACTTCCTGCAGAAAATGTTTCTCAATTTGAAATTACAGGCGATGTTTTCATTCACATGCTTGGTTTTATCGAA AAATGGAGCAGTACTTCCTTCTTTATGGAGAAACAGCAAATTGTTAAGGTGGAGAGCACATCCTCTGTCCAGCTACAGATGTCTGATCCAGTTACCAACCCT GCCATTCCCTATGTGGGTAAAATTCCAGAAGGTTTAAAACCAAATATGGCTGTATGCATTCAAGGAACTGTTCTTGCACAGGCCAATGA CTTTGCAGTAAATTTCAAAACGGGACCATCTAATGGGGATGACGTCGCTTTTCATTTCAATCCCCGTATTAACCGAAAAACGGCCCTGAACAGTTTCCAGAAACGTGGCTGGCAGCGAGAGGAGACTGCTTCCGTAACGCCCTTCACCAAAGGAGCAGCCTTCAGTTTGTTAATGGCTGTAACAGCAGAAGGCTATGAG GTGAATGTGAATGGCACGGAACTCTGCACTTTTAAACATCGCATACCCCTGGAGAATGTATCAGTTCTAAACATCCGTGGGGATGTGTCCATTAACATAATTGGTTTTATTAGG GACTGGAGAAAAGAACGGTTCTCTCAATAG